Proteins co-encoded in one Clarias gariepinus isolate MV-2021 ecotype Netherlands chromosome 13, CGAR_prim_01v2, whole genome shotgun sequence genomic window:
- the flvcr2a gene encoding feline leukemia virus subgroup C receptor-related protein 2, translating to MLPEGEESNIFKPGRADACTERALQESPTRLYRRRWLIVLLFSSYSLCNSYQWIQYGIINNIFLRFYNVSAFAIDWLSMVYMLTYIPFVFPVTWLLDRKGLRVVALVAAGVNCAGAWVKVASAKPHLFWVSALGQVVCAVAQVFILGMPSHIAAVWFGPEEVSTACSIGVFGNQLGIAIGFLVPPVLVPNIDDMDKLAYHISIMFYITAGVASLLFILVVTVFQDKPAVPPSQAQVTTQKMPLQDYSYLASIRRLLCNKPFVLLIVTYGLNVGCFYAVSTLLNRMIMDYYPGEEVNAGRIGLTLVISGMVGSLISGIWLDKTKTYKQTTLAVYLLSFVGMVIYSFTLNLGHLWVVFITSAMLGFFMTGYLPLGFEFAVELTYPESEGTSSGLLNCSAQVFGIIFTICQGKIIDSYSTFAGNIFLCVFLLLGTIITAFIKEDLRRQKANTQADAESETKLPRHQEDGISSPKQTRM from the exons ATGTTACCTGAAGGAGAAGAAAGTAACATCTTCAAACCCGGGCGCGCAGACGCGTGTACGGAGCGCGCGCTCCAGGAGAGTCCTACCCGCCTGTACAGGAGACGATGGCTGATCGTTTTGCTCTTCAGCTCGTATTCTCTGTGCAACTCGTACCAGTGGATCCAGTACGGAATCATCAACAACATCTTCCTGCGGTTTTACAACGTCAGCGCGTTCGCTATAGACTGGCTGTCCATGGTCTACATGCTCACTTACATACCGTTTGTCTTTCCAGTCACATGGCTTTTGGACAGGAAAGGGCTGCGAGTTGTGGCGCTCGTGGCCGCAGGTGTGAACTGCGCGGGCGCGTGGGTTAAGGTCGCGAGCGCCAAGCCGCACCTGTTCTGGGTGAGCGCGCTCGGGCAGGTCGTGTGCGCCGTGGCGCAGGTGTTCATCCTCGGCATGCCGTCTCACATCGCCGCCGTGTGGTTCGGACCGGAGGAAGTGTCCACCGCCTGCTCCATCGGCGTCTTCGGCAACCAG CTTGGCATTGCCATTGGGTTCCTGGTGCCGCCTGTTCTTGTGCCCAATATAGATGACATGGATAAACTGGCTTATCATATCAgcattatgttttatataacagCAGGTGTGGCCAGCCTCCTCTTCATTCTAGTTGTTACTG TTTTCCAGGATAAGCCAGCAGTTCCTCCCTCCCAAGCCCAGGTGACAACGCAAAAAATGCCTTTACAAGACTATTCTTACCTGGCCTCGATTCGGAGGCTTCTCTGCAACAAACCATTTGTTCTACTGATTGTCACCTATG GATTAAATGTCGGGTGTTTTTATGCTGTTTCCACTTTACTGAATCGCATGATCATGGACTACTACCCT GGAGAAGAGGTGAATGCTGGACGAATTGGTCTAACTCTTGTCATTTCTGGTATGGTGGGCTCTCTGATCTCTGGCATCTGGTTGGACAAAACAAAGACATACAA ACAGACCACCCTTGCTGTATATCTCCTGTCGTTTGTAGGAATGGTGATTTACTCCTTCACTTTAAACTTGGGCCATCTCTGGGTAGTCTTTATTACATCAGCCATGCTAGG aTTCTTCATGACTGGGTATCTGCCACTAGGCTTTGAGTTTGCAGTGGAATTGACATACCCTGAGTCAGAAGGCACATCTTCAGGACTTCTCAACTGCTCAGCACAG GTGTTTGGAATCATATTTACCATTTGTCAAGGCAAGATCATTGACTCCTACAGCACATTCGCTGGCAACATCTTCCTCTGTGTTTTCCTGCTGTTAGGGACAATCATTACAG CTTTTATAAAGGAAGATCTCCGGCGGCAAAAGGCAAACACGCAAGCAGATGCAGAATCAGAAACT